One window of Syngnathus acus chromosome 16, fSynAcu1.2, whole genome shotgun sequence genomic DNA carries:
- the LOC119136522 gene encoding neurexophilin 1 has product MPTTWCCWALLLSVISLVLGADSRSANGQKSKMKSYWSASSKAAQTLSVSRFMARTLDGKDNFTPVDLDFHMEEDLDSDSKQWTWLSNYSASSASGGRSRAKRRPIVKTGKFKKMFGWGDFHSNIKTVKLNLLITGKIVDHGNGTFSVYFRHNSTGQGNVSVGLVPPSKAVEFHVQHHQQQELRVQQQTAVESKENKLFNCRVEYEKVERGTRNSLCAHDPSQSCPQDQTQSHVSWLCSKPFKVICIFITFHSTDYKLVQKVCPDYNYHSDTPYTPTG; this is encoded by the exons ATGCCGACCACATGGTGCTGCTGGGCTCTGCTGCTGTCAGTCATCTCTCTG GTGCTCGGAGCGGACTCGAGATCAGCAAACGGCCAAAAGTCCAAAATGAAGTCCTACTGGTCCGCTAGTAGCAAGGCAGCTCAGACTCTGTCAGTCAGCCGCTTTATGGCCCGCACGTTGGACGGCAAGGACAACTTTACCCCGGTGGACCTGGACTTCCACATGGAGGAGGATTTGGATTCGGATTCCAAGCAGTGGACCTGGCTCTCCAACTACTCGGCTTCTTCGGCCTCGGGAGGACGCTCCCGGGCCAAGAGGAGGCCCATCGTGAAGACAGGCAAGTTCAAGAAGATGTTCGGCTGGGGCGACTTCCACTCCAACATCAAGACGGTCAAGCTCAACCTGCTCATCACCGGCAAGATCGTGGACCACGGCAACG GAACCTTCAGCGTCTACTTCCGACACAACTCCACCGGGCAGGGCAACGTGTCGGTAGGGCTGGTCCCGCCCAGCAAGGCGGTGGAGTTCCACGTCcagcaccaccagcagcaggaGCTGCGCGTCCAGCAACAGACGGCGGTGGAGAGCAAGGAGAACAAGCTGTTCAACTGCCGCGTGGAATACGAGAAGGTGGAACGCGGCACCCGAAACTCGCTGTGTGCCCACGACCCGTCGCAGAGTTGCCCTCAGGACCAGACCCAGAGTCACGTCTCCTGGCTGTGCTCCAAACCTTTCAAAGTCATCTGTATCTTCATCACCTTTCACAGCACCGACTACAAGCTGGTGCAGAAGGTGTGTCCCGACTACAACTACCACAGCGACACGCCCTACACGCCCACCGGTTGA